The following proteins are encoded in a genomic region of Hippopotamus amphibius kiboko isolate mHipAmp2 chromosome 8, mHipAmp2.hap2, whole genome shotgun sequence:
- the LOC130859508 gene encoding elongation factor 1-alpha 1-like, with product MGKKTHINIIVIEHVDSGKCTTTGHLIYKCGGIDKRTIEKFKKEAAEMGKGSFKYAWVLDKLKAEREHGITIDISLWKFETSKYYVTIIDAPGHRDFIKNMITGTCQADCAVLIVAAGVGEFEAGISKNGQTCEHALLAYTLGVKQLIVGVNKMNSTEPPYSRKRYEEIVKEVSIYIKKTGKIGYNPDMVAFLPISGWNGDNMLEPSANMPWFKGWKVTCKDGNASGSMLLEALDCILPPTCPIDKPLRLPLQDVYKIGGIATVRVGQVETGVLKPGMVVTFVPVNVTTEVKSVEMHHEALSEALPGDNVGFNVKNMSVKDVCHGNVAGDSKNDPPMEAAGFTAQVIILNHPGQISAGYAPVLDCHTAHIACKFAELKEKIDHCSGKKLEDGPKFLKSGDAAIIDMVPGKPMCVERFSDDPPLGCS from the exons atgggaaagaagacCCACATCAACATCATTGTCATTGAACATGTAGATTCGGGGAAGTGTACCACTACTGGCCACCTGATCTACAAATGTGGTGGGATCGACAAGAGAACCATTGAAAAATTCAAGAAGGAGGCTGCCGAGATGGGAAAGGGCTCCTTCAAGTATGCCTGGGTCTTGGACAAACTGAAAGCTGAACGTGAGCATGGTATCACCATTGATATCTCCTTGTGGAAATTCGAGACCAGCAAGTACTATGTGACCATCATTGATGCCCCAGGACACAGAGACTTCATCAAAAACATGATTACAGGCACATGCCAGGCCGACTGTGCTGTCCTGATTGTTGCTGCTGGTGTTGGTGAATTTGAAGCAGGTATCTCCAAGAATGGGCAGACCTGTGAGCATGCCCTTCTGGCTTACACTCTGGGTGTGAAACAACTAATTGTTGGAGTTAACAAAATGAATTCCACTGAGCCACCCTACAGCCGGAAGAGATATGAGGAAATTGTTAAAGAAGTCAGCATCTACATTAAGaaaactggg aaaattggctACAACCCTGACATGGTAGCATTTCTGCCAATTTCTGGCTGGAATGGTGACAACATGCTGGAGCCAAGTGCTAACATGCCTTGGTTCAAGGGATGGAAAGTTACCTGTAAAGATGGCAATGCCAGTGGAAGCATGCTGCTCGAAGCTCTGGATTGCATCCTGCCGCCAACTTGCCCAATTGATAAGCCCTTGCGTTTGCCCCTCCAGGACGTCTACAAAATTGGTGGTATTGCTACTGTCCGTGTGGGTCAAGTGGAGACTGGTGTTCTCAAACCTGGCATGGTGGTCACCTTTGTGCCTGTCAATGTAACAACTGAAGTGAAGTCTGTTGAAATGCACCATGAAGCTTTGAGTGAAGCTCTTCCTGGGGATAATGTAGGCTTCAATGTCAAGAACATGTCTGTCAAAGATGTTTGTCATGGCAATGTGGCTGGtgacagcaaaaatgacccaCCAATGGAAGCAGCTGGCTTCACAGCTCAGGTGATTATCTTGAACCATCCAGGCCAAATCAGTGCTGGGTATGCACCTGTGCTGGATTGTCACACAGCTCACATTGCTTGCAAATTTGCTGAGCTGAAGGAGAAGATTGATCATTGTTCTGGGAAAAAGCTGGAAGATGGCCCCAAATTCTTGAAATCTGGAGATGCTGCCATCATTGATATGGTTCCTGGCAAGCCCATGTGTGTTGAGAGATTCTCTGACGATCCTCCTCTGGGCTGTTCATAA